In the Pithys albifrons albifrons isolate INPA30051 chromosome 3, PitAlb_v1, whole genome shotgun sequence genome, one interval contains:
- the SELENOK gene encoding selenoprotein K, with the protein MVYISNGQVLDNQSRAPWSLSSITDFFWSIADFVVLFFQSIIQPDLRRRGYTSSYSGYNDGRGPPAHPRRRIGRINHWGGGPSPPPMAGGGUGR; encoded by the exons ATGGTTTACATCTCCAACG GACAAGTTCTGGATAACCAGAGTCGGGCTCCTTGGAGTTTGTCATCTATAACAGATTTCTTCTGGTCGATAGCAGATTTTGTGGTTCTGTT TTTCCAGAGCATTATTCAACCAGATTTGAGAAGAAGAGGCTACACATCCTCCTATTCAGGATACAATGACGGAAGagg GCCCCCAGCACATCCTCGCCGTAGGATAGGTCGAATAAATCACTGGGGTGGAGGCCCCAGTCCACCCCCAATGGCTGGAGGTGGATGAGGAAGGTAA